Within Candidatus Krumholzibacteriia bacterium, the genomic segment CCCTCTTCCATGCGCGCTCATTGTAGCCCTCCTTGTCTTGCGCTGTTGACTTCGCTCACTGCACGAACGTTCGAGCTCAGCGGGCGGCCCGTCACCCTTACTTCGCTTCGCCTCGCTCCCGCGCCGCCGGTGTGTGCCTCGTACCGAGGATCTCCTGGTACACCGAAGAATAACTCTGCGCCGCCGCCGTGATCGAGAACCGTTGCACCGCTTGCTGCGCCGCAGTACCGAGCCGAGCGCGGCGAGCGGGATCCTTCCGCAGCTCCTGCAACGCCACCGCGAGGGCTCCCTCGTCCCGCGGCAGCACACGCACCGCCGCCTCCCCCACCGTCTCCACGATCTCCGGGATGTCGCTCACGATGCAGGGG encodes:
- a CDS encoding glycosyltransferase family 1 protein — encoded protein: PCIVSDIPEIVETVGEAAVRVLPRDEGALAVALQELRKDPARRARLGTAAQQAVQRFSITAAAQSYSSVYQEILGTRHTPAARERGEAK